In the genome of Cryptosporangium phraense, one region contains:
- the miaB gene encoding tRNA (N6-isopentenyl adenosine(37)-C2)-methylthiotransferase MiaB codes for MSTPIEPAAPRTYAVRTFGCQMNVHDSERLSGLLEASGYVPADKGADPDVVVLNTCAVRENADNKLYGNLGHLASVKRHKKGMQIAVGGCLAQKDRGTIVEKAPWVDVVFGTHNIGSLPTLLERARHNESAQVEIKEALETFPSALPARRDSAYAGWVSISVGCNNTCTFCIVPSLRGKETDRPPADILEEVRALVAEGVLEVTLLGQNVNAYGAELGDRSAFANLLRACGEIEGLERVRFTSPHPRDFTDDVIAAMAETPNVCHQLHMPLQSGSDVVLKAMRRSYRSERYLGILERVRAAMPDAAITTDIIVGFPGETEDDFQATLDVVAAARFSQAFTFQYSQRPGTPAATMPGQLPKAVVQERYERLIALQEQISWDENKAQVGREVELLVATGEGRKDSGTGRMSGRARDGRLVHFAGDAGVIRPGDVVTTTITYAAPHHLIAEGPIHAHRRTRAGDNVEAGRRPKTSGVGLGMPTVGAPPPAPAPVCG; via the coding sequence ATGAGCACCCCGATCGAACCGGCAGCACCACGCACCTATGCGGTGCGCACCTTCGGCTGCCAGATGAACGTCCACGACTCCGAGCGGCTGTCCGGTCTGCTGGAGGCGTCCGGCTACGTGCCCGCCGACAAAGGCGCCGATCCCGACGTCGTCGTGCTGAACACCTGCGCGGTGCGGGAGAACGCCGACAACAAGCTGTACGGCAACCTCGGGCACCTGGCGTCCGTGAAGCGTCACAAGAAGGGCATGCAGATCGCCGTCGGCGGCTGCCTGGCCCAGAAGGACCGCGGGACGATCGTCGAGAAGGCGCCCTGGGTCGACGTCGTGTTCGGCACGCACAACATCGGCTCGCTGCCGACGCTGCTGGAACGGGCCCGGCACAACGAGAGCGCCCAGGTCGAGATCAAGGAAGCGCTGGAGACGTTCCCGTCGGCGCTGCCCGCGCGGCGCGACTCGGCCTATGCCGGCTGGGTCTCGATCTCGGTCGGGTGCAACAACACCTGCACGTTCTGCATCGTGCCGTCGCTGCGGGGCAAGGAGACCGACCGGCCGCCGGCCGACATCCTCGAGGAGGTCCGGGCGCTGGTCGCCGAGGGCGTGCTCGAGGTGACGCTGCTCGGCCAGAACGTCAACGCCTACGGCGCCGAGCTCGGCGACCGCTCCGCGTTCGCGAACCTGCTCCGCGCCTGCGGCGAGATCGAGGGTCTCGAGCGCGTCCGGTTCACGTCCCCGCACCCGCGGGACTTCACCGACGACGTCATCGCCGCGATGGCCGAGACGCCGAACGTCTGCCACCAGCTGCACATGCCACTGCAGAGCGGTTCCGACGTCGTCCTGAAGGCGATGCGCCGTTCCTACCGCAGCGAGCGGTACCTGGGGATCCTCGAGCGCGTGCGGGCCGCGATGCCCGACGCGGCGATCACGACCGACATCATCGTCGGCTTCCCGGGCGAGACCGAGGACGACTTCCAGGCCACGCTCGACGTCGTCGCGGCCGCCCGGTTCTCGCAGGCGTTCACGTTCCAGTACTCGCAGCGTCCGGGCACCCCGGCCGCGACGATGCCCGGCCAGTTGCCCAAGGCGGTCGTCCAGGAGCGCTACGAGCGGCTGATCGCGCTCCAGGAGCAGATCTCCTGGGACGAGAACAAGGCCCAGGTCGGCCGGGAGGTCGAGCTGCTGGTCGCAACCGGCGAGGGCCGGAAGGACTCCGGCACCGGCCGGATGTCGGGCCGGGCCCGCGACGGCCGCCTGGTGCACTTCGCCGGCGACGCCGGCGTCATCCGCCCCGGTGACGTCGTCACGACGACGATCACCTACGCCGCACCCCACCACCTCATCGCCGAGGGCCCGATCCACGCCCACCGTCGCACGCGCGCCGGCGACAACGTCGAGGCCGGCCGCCGGCCGAAGACCAGCGGCGTCGGCCTCGGCATGCCGACGGTCGGCGCGCCGCCTCCGGCGCCCGCCCCGGTCTGCGGATAA
- a CDS encoding response regulator transcription factor translates to MRVLLVEDDDRVAGALSVNLTRQHMDVDRVGSAQRALERLRTGATHDVVLLDLGLPDLDGLALCKRIRELCDVPVIMVTARTDMATRLHGLHVGADDYVTKPFDPRELVARIHAVTRRANRAVPPEIPLEEAPASPAPAVAIAGPGGVRIDVERWEVTVDGEPVALTRKEFNLLAMLARQPGIVFTRSRILAEVWDSAWVGNQRTLEVHVAAVRAKLGVAGVIETVRGVGYRFPAG, encoded by the coding sequence ATGCGCGTCCTTCTGGTCGAGGACGACGACCGGGTGGCCGGCGCGCTGTCGGTCAACCTCACCCGCCAACACATGGACGTCGACCGGGTGGGCAGCGCGCAGCGGGCGCTCGAACGGTTACGCACCGGTGCCACCCACGACGTCGTCCTGCTCGACCTGGGGTTGCCCGACCTCGACGGGCTGGCGCTGTGCAAGCGGATCCGCGAGCTCTGCGACGTGCCGGTGATCATGGTGACCGCCCGCACCGACATGGCCACCCGGCTGCACGGCCTGCACGTCGGCGCCGACGACTACGTCACGAAGCCGTTCGACCCGCGTGAGCTGGTCGCCCGGATCCACGCGGTCACCCGCCGGGCCAACCGCGCGGTTCCCCCGGAGATCCCGCTGGAGGAGGCTCCGGCGTCCCCGGCGCCCGCGGTCGCGATCGCCGGCCCGGGTGGCGTCCGGATCGACGTCGAACGGTGGGAGGTGACCGTCGACGGGGAACCGGTCGCGCTGACGCGCAAGGAGTTCAACCTGCTGGCGATGCTGGCGCGGCAGCCCGGGATCGTCTTCACCCGGTCGCGGATCCTGGCCGAGGTGTGGGATTCGGCCTGGGTCGGCAACCAGCGGACGCTCGAGGTGCACGTGGCCGCGGTCCGGGCGAAGCTCGGCGTGGCCGGGGTGATCGAGACCGTCCGCGGCGTCGGCTACCGCTTCCCGGCCGGATGA
- a CDS encoding sensor histidine kinase, with protein sequence MRARLFALLLTLIALVVVSLLTPLAMNYAINAQRQVFIDRLQDTNRFALLLRDGAGSSELTGLRDEIDRYYDVYGIPTVVLDAHRQVLVSSATVDIDDSTVSDRIDTALSGRSTEEMAIWPWQDRPLVVAVPFLAGEGAGVAGVVVTVSPTDGLRTRVGTVWLVLAALSLGAIALFVAVADALATWILRPVKNLDAAAHAITSGDLTSRAPDAAGPPELRRLARSFNEMAATVSGALDQQRAFVAEASHQMRNPLTALLLRVGNLADAVADEHAGDLPDQAKAEYDEAVREGQRLQRVLEELLALARAERHLGAVRRVDVGKVLDERLSAWRVRADLRGQLLVRSGVASAEAVVDPESLGRVLDELLDNASRYAGDDGVIVAAVRAGTGSPGFVRLTISDDGDGLPMTELDKVAGRFWRSPSHANVPGTGLGLSIVTSLLQTFGARLEVTTGPQGGLAVTCVLPAPAAAPASPPEEPQAAKDAEPQGLIER encoded by the coding sequence GTGCGCGCCCGGCTGTTCGCCCTGCTCCTGACGCTGATCGCGCTGGTCGTCGTGTCGTTGCTGACGCCGCTGGCGATGAACTACGCGATCAACGCGCAGCGCCAGGTCTTCATCGACCGGCTGCAGGACACGAACCGGTTCGCGCTGCTGCTGCGCGACGGGGCCGGGAGCTCGGAGCTCACCGGCCTGCGCGACGAGATCGACCGCTACTACGACGTCTACGGCATCCCGACCGTCGTGCTCGACGCGCACCGCCAGGTGCTGGTCAGCTCGGCGACCGTGGACATCGACGACTCGACGGTGAGCGACCGGATCGACACCGCGCTCTCCGGCCGCAGCACCGAGGAGATGGCGATCTGGCCCTGGCAAGACCGCCCGCTGGTCGTCGCGGTGCCGTTCCTGGCCGGGGAGGGCGCCGGCGTCGCCGGGGTGGTCGTCACCGTGTCGCCGACCGACGGGCTGCGCACCCGGGTCGGCACGGTCTGGCTGGTGCTGGCCGCGCTCAGCCTGGGCGCGATCGCGCTGTTCGTCGCCGTCGCCGACGCGCTCGCGACCTGGATCCTGCGCCCGGTGAAGAACCTCGACGCGGCCGCGCACGCGATCACGTCCGGCGATCTGACGTCCCGGGCCCCGGACGCCGCCGGGCCACCCGAGCTGAGACGCCTGGCCCGCTCGTTCAACGAGATGGCCGCGACCGTCAGCGGGGCGCTCGACCAGCAGCGCGCGTTCGTCGCCGAGGCGTCCCACCAGATGCGCAACCCGCTGACCGCGCTGCTGCTGCGGGTCGGCAACCTGGCCGACGCGGTGGCCGACGAGCACGCCGGCGACCTGCCCGACCAGGCCAAGGCCGAGTACGACGAGGCCGTGCGGGAGGGGCAGCGGCTCCAGCGCGTCCTGGAGGAGCTGCTGGCCCTGGCCCGGGCCGAGCGGCACCTGGGCGCGGTCCGCCGGGTCGACGTCGGCAAGGTGCTCGACGAGCGGCTGTCGGCCTGGCGGGTCCGGGCCGACCTGCGCGGGCAGCTGCTGGTGCGGTCCGGGGTGGCGTCGGCCGAGGCCGTGGTCGACCCGGAGTCGCTCGGCCGGGTGCTCGACGAGCTGCTCGACAACGCCAGCCGCTACGCGGGCGACGACGGTGTGATCGTGGCCGCGGTCCGGGCCGGAACCGGTTCGCCGGGATTCGTCCGCCTGACGATCTCCGACGACGGCGACGGGCTGCCGATGACCGAGCTCGACAAGGTCGCCGGCCGGTTCTGGCGCAGCCCGTCGCACGCGAACGTGCCCGGCACCGGGCTCGGGCTCTCGATCGTCACGTCGCTCCTGCAGACGTTCGGCGCGCGGCTGGAGGTCACGACCGGGCCGCAGGGCGGGCTGGCCGTCACCTGCGTGCTGCCGGCTCCGGCGGCCGCGCCCGCATCCCCGCCCGAGGAACCGCAGGCGGCGAAGGACGCCGAGCCTCAGGGCTTGATCGAACGGTAG
- a CDS encoding TAXI family TRAP transporter solute-binding subunit, with protein sequence MLTRRRRWVLLVTVVALAIAAVGLVALRGCRAPVCDSVAYPAGGVRISTGGKGGVYEAYGLALRDVLEDDLPGLQVEVENSGGSVDNLSRMANGRVDLAFISADTAFRVPALEQQAGAPGRIRAIARVYDEYVQLVVRSDSSIRSLSDLRGKRVSVGSEGSSVEITAKRLLAAANMNDETDIQRRGYGVSQSADLLADGDLDAFFWVGGLPTTAVAELASTVPIRLLPLDRYVDTLHRQYGSFYQSATVPQGTYTNVPDTRTAAVPSYLLASTTLSADLVFRLTEALFTHRTRIAEVVPSSRVLDVRTAISTASIPLHPGAERYYRSIKP encoded by the coding sequence GTGCTGACCCGGCGGCGGCGCTGGGTCCTGCTGGTCACCGTGGTGGCGCTGGCCATCGCCGCGGTCGGGCTGGTCGCCCTGCGGGGCTGCCGTGCGCCGGTGTGCGACTCGGTCGCGTACCCCGCCGGCGGCGTCCGGATCAGCACCGGCGGCAAGGGGGGCGTGTACGAGGCGTACGGCCTGGCCCTGCGGGACGTTCTCGAGGACGACCTGCCCGGGCTGCAGGTGGAGGTCGAGAACAGCGGCGGGTCGGTCGACAACCTGTCCCGGATGGCCAACGGCCGGGTGGATCTCGCGTTCATCTCGGCCGACACCGCGTTCCGGGTGCCCGCGCTCGAGCAGCAGGCCGGCGCGCCCGGGCGGATCCGCGCGATCGCCCGGGTATACGACGAGTACGTCCAGCTCGTCGTACGCAGCGACTCGTCGATCCGGTCGCTGTCCGACCTGCGCGGCAAACGCGTGTCGGTCGGGTCGGAGGGTTCGTCGGTCGAGATCACCGCGAAGCGCCTGCTGGCCGCCGCGAACATGAACGACGAGACCGACATCCAGCGGCGCGGGTACGGCGTCAGCCAGTCGGCGGACCTGCTCGCCGACGGCGACCTGGACGCGTTCTTCTGGGTCGGCGGGCTCCCGACGACCGCGGTCGCGGAGCTGGCCAGCACCGTGCCGATCCGGCTGCTGCCGCTCGACCGATACGTCGACACGCTGCACCGCCAGTACGGCTCGTTCTACCAGTCGGCGACCGTGCCCCAAGGCACCTACACGAACGTCCCCGACACCCGCACCGCGGCCGTGCCGAGCTACCTGCTGGCCAGCACGACGCTCAGCGCCGACCTGGTCTTCCGGCTGACCGAAGCGCTGTTCACGCACCGGACCCGGATCGCCGAGGTGGTGCCGAGCAGCCGGGTGCTCGACGTGCGCACCGCGATCAGCACCGCGTCGATCCCGCTGCACCCCGGGGCGGAGCGCTACTACCGTTCGATCAAGCCCTGA
- a CDS encoding DUF349 domain-containing protein — protein sequence MEPGEGATTVEFGWIDAEGTVYVRASGGARAVGSWQAGTPDEGIQHYQRRYDDLVTEVELLEARLSGGMSDASHTKSSAARLSESLASAAVIGDLDALATRLSTLIEASAAKADEQKVAKARAREEATARKQTLVAEAEDIANNSTQWKVAGDRLRDILTEWKTIRGVDRKTDTELWRRYAAARDGFSRRRGSHFAGLDAQRKQVQSVKEELVTEAESLAESTDWQATANRLKQLMSDWKAAGRAPRDAEEQLWKRFRAAQDTFFAHRSATFSERDAELKGNQTAKEALLAEAERIDPDADLKGAQAAMRDVQSRWDDIGRVPREAVAQLDRRLRAVEERVRIAADAEWRRGSVESNPLLAQMREQVAKAEKQLERARTQGDQRRIAEAEKALESKRQFLNLAEQAG from the coding sequence ATCGAACCGGGCGAAGGCGCCACCACCGTCGAATTCGGCTGGATCGACGCCGAGGGCACGGTCTACGTCCGCGCGTCCGGCGGCGCCCGAGCCGTCGGCTCGTGGCAGGCCGGCACCCCGGACGAGGGCATCCAGCACTACCAGCGCCGCTACGACGACCTGGTCACCGAGGTCGAGCTTCTTGAAGCCCGCCTCTCCGGCGGCATGAGCGACGCGTCGCACACCAAGTCCTCGGCCGCCCGCCTGAGCGAATCGCTGGCGTCCGCCGCCGTCATCGGCGACCTCGACGCGCTGGCCACCCGCCTGAGCACGCTGATCGAGGCGTCGGCGGCGAAGGCCGACGAGCAGAAGGTCGCCAAGGCGCGGGCCCGCGAGGAGGCCACCGCCCGCAAGCAGACGCTGGTCGCCGAGGCCGAGGACATCGCGAACAACTCCACCCAGTGGAAGGTCGCCGGCGACCGGCTGCGCGACATCCTCACCGAGTGGAAGACGATTCGCGGCGTCGACCGCAAGACCGACACCGAGCTGTGGCGCCGCTACGCCGCCGCCCGCGACGGGTTCAGCCGCCGCCGCGGCTCGCACTTCGCCGGTCTGGACGCCCAGCGCAAGCAGGTCCAGAGCGTCAAGGAGGAGCTGGTCACCGAGGCCGAGTCGCTGGCCGAGTCGACCGACTGGCAGGCCACGGCGAACCGGCTCAAGCAGCTGATGTCGGACTGGAAGGCGGCCGGCCGCGCTCCCCGGGATGCCGAGGAGCAGCTCTGGAAGCGGTTCCGGGCCGCCCAGGACACGTTCTTCGCGCACCGCTCGGCGACGTTCTCCGAGCGCGACGCTGAGCTCAAGGGCAACCAGACGGCGAAGGAAGCGCTGCTGGCCGAGGCCGAGCGCATCGACCCCGACGCCGACCTCAAGGGTGCCCAGGCCGCGATGCGTGACGTCCAGTCGCGCTGGGACGACATCGGCCGGGTGCCGCGCGAGGCCGTGGCCCAGCTCGACCGGCGGCTGCGCGCGGTCGAGGAGCGGGTCCGCATCGCCGCCGACGCCGAGTGGCGCCGGGGCAGCGTCGAGAGCAACCCGCTGCTCGCCCAGATGCGTGAGCAGGTCGCCAAGGCCGAGAAGCAGCTCGAACGCGCGCGCACCCAGGGTGACCAGCGCCGGATCGCCGAGGCCGAGAAGGCCCTGGAGTCCAAGCGCCAGTTCCTCAACCTCGCCGAGCAAGCCGGGTAG